Proteins from a genomic interval of Mesobacillus sp. S13:
- the noc gene encoding nucleoid occlusion protein, giving the protein MKPSFSRFFGLGEKEKERNQVEEPNQMEEQTVEDIDNIENEEIKKIPIDHIIPNRYQPRTVFDDEKIEELARTIHIHGVIQPIVVREYDQDRFEIIAGERRWRAMKKLEWEEVPAIVKNLSDSETASVALIENLQREELSPIEEAMAYGKLLEIHNLTQEALAQRLGKGQSTVANKLRLLKLPQEVQDALLNKLITERHARSLIPLKNPELQVQVLAEIIERSLNVKQTEERVVKLLSQNEEKPKPKRKAFSKDMRIAVNTIRQSLTMVSDSGINLDSEEEEFEEFYQFTIRIPKKK; this is encoded by the coding sequence ATGAAGCCTTCTTTTTCGCGCTTTTTTGGCCTTGGGGAAAAGGAAAAAGAACGGAACCAAGTGGAAGAACCGAACCAAATGGAAGAACAGACGGTTGAGGATATTGACAACATAGAAAACGAAGAAATAAAGAAGATTCCGATTGACCATATTATTCCAAATAGATACCAGCCAAGAACTGTTTTTGATGATGAAAAAATTGAAGAATTGGCCCGTACCATTCACATACATGGAGTAATCCAGCCAATCGTCGTCCGGGAATACGATCAGGACCGATTTGAAATAATTGCAGGTGAACGCCGCTGGCGAGCAATGAAAAAGCTTGAGTGGGAAGAGGTTCCTGCAATCGTTAAAAACCTATCCGATTCCGAAACAGCATCAGTTGCTTTGATTGAGAACCTTCAGCGTGAGGAACTGTCACCAATTGAAGAAGCGATGGCTTATGGTAAATTGCTGGAAATCCATAACCTGACCCAGGAAGCACTGGCGCAAAGATTGGGAAAAGGTCAATCAACGGTTGCGAATAAGCTGCGATTGCTAAAGCTTCCACAGGAAGTACAGGATGCACTCTTGAATAAATTGATCACAGAGCGCCATGCCCGTTCGTTAATCCCGTTAAAGAACCCTGAGCTGCAGGTACAAGTGTTGGCAGAGATCATTGAGAGATCGCTTAATGTCAAACAAACGGAAGAACGTGTCGTCAAGCTTCTGAGCCAAAATGAAGAGAAACCAAAGCCAAAGCGGAAGGCATTCAGCAAGGATATGAGGATTGCCGTCAATACCATCCGTCAGTCACTGACAATGGTTTCTGACAGCGGCATCAATCTTGATTCCGAAGAAGAAGAGTTTGAAGAGTTCTATCAATTCACGATTCGCATACCAAAAAAGAAATAA
- a CDS encoding ParA family protein: MGKIIAIANQKGGVGKTTTSVNLGACLAYIGKKVLLVDTDPQGNATSGVGIEKADVEQCIYDVLVDDVEAKNVIHPTAVENLYTIPATIQLAGAEIELVPTISREVRLKRALEEVKDRFDYIIIDCPPSLGLLTLNALTASDAVIIPVQCEYYALEGLSQLLNTVRLVQKHLNQDLKIEGVLLTMLDARTNLGLQVIEEVKKYFQDKVYKTVIPRNVRLSEAPSHGEPIIIYDPKSRGAEVYLDLAKEVVANG; this comes from the coding sequence GTGGGGAAAATCATTGCGATTGCGAATCAAAAAGGCGGAGTCGGCAAAACGACGACATCGGTGAATCTTGGTGCTTGCCTTGCATACATAGGAAAAAAAGTGCTCCTTGTCGATACGGATCCCCAGGGAAATGCGACGAGTGGTGTGGGGATTGAGAAAGCGGATGTTGAGCAATGCATCTATGATGTTCTTGTTGACGATGTTGAAGCCAAAAATGTAATCCATCCAACAGCAGTTGAGAATTTATATACAATTCCTGCGACCATCCAGCTTGCAGGAGCGGAGATTGAGCTCGTGCCCACGATATCTAGGGAGGTTCGCTTGAAGCGGGCTCTCGAGGAAGTGAAGGATCGTTTTGATTATATTATCATCGACTGTCCGCCGTCTCTTGGTTTATTGACTTTGAATGCTTTGACGGCTTCAGATGCAGTCATCATCCCTGTCCAGTGTGAGTATTATGCATTGGAAGGATTAAGTCAGCTCCTGAATACTGTCCGACTCGTACAGAAGCATTTGAACCAGGATTTGAAGATTGAAGGTGTCCTGCTGACGATGCTGGATGCACGTACGAATCTTGGTCTTCAAGTCATAGAGGAAGTGAAGAAGTACTTCCAGGACAAGGTATACAAGACAGTCATTCCCCGGAATGTCCGGTTGAGTGAAGCTCCAAGCCACGGAGAGCCAATCATCATTTATGATCCAAAGTCCCGCGGGGCAGAGGTTTATTTAGATCTTGCAAAGGAAGTGGTTGCAAATGGCTAA
- a CDS encoding ParB/RepB/Spo0J family partition protein, with protein MAKGLGKGLNALFKEEAGKDEKVQEISIKEIRPNPYQPRKVFQPEAIEELKQSIQEHGILQPIIVRKTIKGYEIVVGERRFRAAKEAKLETVPAVVRELNEQQMMELAVLENLQREDLNPIEEGIAYQTLIEKLKLTQEELAKRLGKSRPHLANHIRLLSLPPKIQQLISDGKISMGHGRALLGLRKKDKLPVLVDKILKDGMNVRQLEQLIQQMNEVVPRETKKEKTTKDVFIRERETTLRERFGTTVNIKQSKNKGKIEIEFFSKDDLERILELLDQQNS; from the coding sequence ATGGCTAAAGGCTTAGGTAAAGGATTGAATGCTTTATTTAAAGAAGAAGCCGGTAAGGACGAAAAGGTCCAGGAAATAAGCATCAAAGAAATACGGCCGAATCCTTATCAACCACGAAAAGTTTTCCAGCCGGAAGCGATAGAGGAATTGAAGCAATCGATCCAGGAACATGGAATCCTTCAGCCGATTATTGTCAGGAAGACGATAAAAGGCTATGAAATAGTCGTTGGGGAAAGGCGGTTCCGTGCCGCGAAGGAAGCAAAGCTGGAAACAGTCCCGGCAGTCGTCCGTGAACTTAATGAACAGCAGATGATGGAGCTTGCTGTGCTGGAAAACCTTCAGAGGGAAGATTTAAATCCAATCGAAGAGGGAATCGCCTATCAAACACTGATTGAAAAGCTGAAGCTCACACAAGAAGAATTAGCAAAGAGACTGGGCAAAAGCCGTCCGCATCTGGCAAACCATATCCGCTTGCTGTCGCTGCCGCCTAAGATTCAGCAACTGATTTCGGATGGCAAAATATCAATGGGCCATGGACGCGCGCTTCTAGGATTAAGGAAGAAAGACAAACTCCCGGTCCTCGTGGATAAAATCCTTAAAGATGGAATGAATGTCCGCCAGCTAGAGCAGTTGATTCAGCAGATGAACGAAGTTGTTCCACGTGAAACAAAAAAAGAAAAAACGACAAAGGATGTTTTCATCCGCGAACGGGAAACGACGCTTCGTGAGCGTTTCGGCACAACTGTTAACATCAAACAATCGAAAAACAAAGGGAAGATTGAAATAGAATTTTTCTCTAAAGATGATCTGGAACGGATTCTGGAACTACTAGATCAGCAAAACTCTTAA